A part of Quatrionicoccus australiensis genomic DNA contains:
- the creD gene encoding cell envelope integrity protein CreD — translation MDKKLLYKMLAIGLMTILLLIPLGLIEDQIRARSNRQNEVQQNIANSAAGAQTLSGPVIALRYHEAVEPEVSKDPESGRLIRTPRYVVKTRLLPPETLNISGEAKVEARNRGIYQARLFHLNLQAAGRFVIAPLGGEAGAISNVEATLILGLSDPRGVDSDPEVSINGQRRRFASPSGKTKSDAELPMPQLSIALGSIDPAQGATFNFSFPLQLTGTERFAIAPSGEANSVQLKSDWRHPNFGGRFLPRERQISADGFSAHWEISHLARNFANTLNPASGEVLSVDFVDPVNVYLQAERAIKYGILFVALTFAGFFLTEILRRSPIHPMQYLLVGLALAIFFLLLIALSEHLPFVVSYGLSSAACILLIGTYLAGALGGTRQGFAFAGGLTGLYGVLYGVLLSEDNALLMGAILLFLALATTMLATRRLDWYRIGASLNPTVE, via the coding sequence ATGGACAAGAAACTGCTGTACAAGATGCTGGCCATCGGCCTGATGACCATCCTGCTGCTCATTCCGCTCGGCCTGATCGAGGACCAGATCCGGGCGCGCAGCAATCGCCAGAACGAGGTGCAGCAAAACATCGCCAACAGCGCGGCCGGCGCGCAGACGCTGAGCGGCCCGGTGATCGCCCTGCGCTACCACGAGGCGGTCGAGCCGGAAGTCAGCAAGGACCCGGAAAGCGGCCGCCTGATCCGGACCCCGCGCTACGTCGTCAAAACCCGCCTGCTGCCGCCGGAAACCCTGAACATCAGCGGCGAGGCCAAGGTCGAGGCGCGTAACCGCGGCATCTACCAGGCCCGCCTCTTCCACCTCAACCTGCAGGCCGCCGGCCGTTTCGTGATTGCCCCGCTCGGCGGCGAGGCCGGCGCGATCAGCAATGTCGAGGCGACGCTGATCCTCGGCCTGAGCGATCCGCGCGGCGTCGACAGCGACCCGGAAGTCAGCATCAACGGCCAGCGCCGCCGCTTTGCCTCGCCCAGCGGCAAGACGAAGAGCGACGCCGAACTGCCCATGCCGCAACTGAGCATCGCGCTCGGCAGCATCGACCCGGCCCAGGGCGCCACTTTCAATTTCAGCTTTCCGCTGCAGTTGACCGGTACGGAGCGCTTTGCCATCGCACCGAGCGGCGAGGCGAACAGCGTCCAGCTCAAGTCGGACTGGCGGCATCCCAATTTCGGCGGCCGCTTCCTGCCGCGCGAACGCCAGATCAGCGCCGACGGTTTCAGCGCGCACTGGGAGATCTCGCACCTGGCTCGCAATTTCGCCAACACGCTGAACCCGGCCAGCGGCGAAGTGCTCAGCGTCGACTTCGTCGACCCGGTCAATGTCTATCTGCAGGCCGAACGCGCCATCAAGTACGGCATCCTCTTCGTCGCGCTGACCTTCGCCGGCTTTTTCCTGACCGAGATCCTGCGCCGCTCGCCGATCCACCCCATGCAATACCTGCTGGTCGGCCTCGCGCTGGCGATCTTCTTCCTGCTCCTGATCGCACTTTCCGAGCATCTGCCCTTTGTCGTCTCCTACGGCCTGTCGTCCGCCGCCTGCATCCTGCTGATCGGCACCTACCTCGCCGGCGCGCTCGGCGGCACCCGCCAGGGCTTCGCCTTTGCCGGCGGCCTGACCGGGCTGTACGGCGTGCTCTACGGCGTCCTGCTCTCGGAAGACAACGCGCTGCTGA
- a CDS encoding diguanylate cyclase domain-containing protein: MQVRRFANSLVVRAVLVGVLITVIGTVIRFALLSTSMHDSIEVTVSAHLLSDASYVAKDIDEKINQRKILLETLARQLPPALLGKPVALEAWLAERHALAPHFSLGLAVLPPNGRGALADYPVLPGRRQFNFAMLDWFLMARDQGGFAIGKPTVGRISHQGVIAMAVPVHDAQGHVLAIIAGATALDAPGFLNLIQGNKIGSTGGFLLVSPRDQLFVTALQPDMRLKPTPASGINPLHDRAMAGWRGVGRTVNAAGVEELAGVASVHAADWFVVARMPTAEAFSSVDEARRMLLKIGTVAGVIVILIFGAVLFRLFRPLREAARQMHRMASGEAPLAPLVRVRHDEVGDMVDGFNFLVARVREKELRMTELAHHDTLTSLPNRLSFLKRAQQTVALSMRQKGRLALMFIDLDGFKPINDRHGHEAGDMVLQQVAVRLGEGFRQADMVARFGGDEFVVLLTDVRDRECLTRMADKVIARLSEPYLIDGASYSIGASIGIACLPDDAEDIESLIAQADAAMYDAKRAGRNCSRFAHRVD; the protein is encoded by the coding sequence ATGCAAGTTCGTCGTTTCGCCAACAGTCTTGTCGTTCGCGCCGTCCTGGTCGGCGTGCTGATTACCGTGATCGGCACGGTTATTCGCTTTGCGCTGCTCTCCACCAGCATGCACGACAGCATCGAAGTGACCGTTTCGGCGCATCTGCTGTCCGATGCGAGCTACGTGGCCAAGGACATCGACGAGAAAATCAACCAGCGCAAGATTCTTCTCGAAACCCTGGCCCGGCAATTGCCGCCTGCCCTGCTCGGCAAGCCGGTGGCGCTCGAGGCCTGGCTGGCCGAGCGGCATGCGCTGGCGCCGCATTTTTCGCTCGGGCTTGCCGTGCTGCCACCCAACGGCCGGGGCGCACTGGCCGATTACCCGGTTTTGCCGGGGCGGCGACAATTCAACTTTGCGATGCTGGACTGGTTCCTGATGGCGCGCGATCAAGGTGGTTTTGCCATTGGCAAGCCGACCGTCGGGCGCATCTCGCATCAGGGAGTCATCGCCATGGCGGTGCCCGTGCACGATGCGCAGGGGCATGTGCTGGCGATCATTGCCGGTGCCACGGCGCTCGATGCGCCGGGTTTTCTCAACCTGATCCAGGGCAACAAGATAGGCTCGACCGGTGGCTTTCTTCTGGTTTCGCCACGGGATCAGCTCTTCGTGACGGCGCTGCAACCGGACATGCGTCTGAAGCCGACGCCGGCATCCGGCATCAATCCGCTGCACGACCGGGCGATGGCCGGTTGGCGGGGCGTTGGCCGGACGGTCAATGCGGCCGGCGTCGAGGAACTGGCCGGAGTTGCCAGTGTGCATGCCGCCGACTGGTTCGTCGTCGCCCGCATGCCGACGGCGGAAGCCTTCAGCTCGGTCGACGAGGCGCGCCGCATGTTGCTGAAAATCGGCACGGTCGCCGGCGTGATCGTCATCCTGATTTTCGGCGCCGTCTTGTTCCGGCTCTTTCGGCCCTTGCGCGAGGCGGCCCGCCAGATGCACCGGATGGCCAGTGGTGAGGCACCGCTGGCGCCGCTGGTGCGCGTGCGCCATGACGAAGTCGGCGACATGGTCGATGGCTTCAACTTCCTGGTCGCCCGGGTCAGGGAAAAGGAGTTGCGCATGACGGAACTGGCGCACCACGACACGCTGACCAGCCTGCCCAATCGTCTTTCCTTCCTCAAGCGGGCGCAGCAGACCGTGGCCCTGAGCATGCGCCAGAAGGGCCGTCTGGCCCTGATGTTCATCGACCTCGACGGCTTCAAGCCGATCAACGACCGGCACGGCCACGAAGCCGGTGACATGGTCTTGCAGCAAGTTGCGGTTCGTCTCGGCGAAGGCTTCCGTCAGGCCGACATGGTGGCGCGTTTCGGCGGCGACGAATTCGTCGTGCTGCTGACCGACGTCCGCGACCGTGAATGCCTGACCCGCATGGCCGACAAGGTCATCGCCCGTCTCTCCGAGCCTTACCTGATCGATGGTGCGAGCTATTCGATCGGCGCCAGCATCGGCATCGCCTGCCTGCCCGACGACGCCGAAGACATCGAATCGCTGATCGCCCAGGCCGACGCCGCGATGTACGACGCCAAACGCGCCGGCCGCAACTGCAGCCGCTTTGCGCATCGGGTGGATTGA